One window from the genome of Spiractinospora alimapuensis encodes:
- a CDS encoding GntR family transcriptional regulator — translation MSDDSSPRIPLDPPSVVRMAQESVRHSILSGDIEAGARLIEERLCARLGISRPPLREALRLLEREGLVVARPRRGWQVVTLTGGDVHELVTLRSGLERLAVQWGVPVRDHALLEDARAALESMERCAATQDRAGLTAAGRAFHIGLVAVAGNRRLVDTYTSVVDQLSLCMARNLYVRERLYEDLPTHVRRHRHLLELVEAGSPDAVLAELAVHGERSFLGESSEDAP, via the coding sequence ATGTCCGACGACTCGTCCCCGCGGATCCCCCTCGATCCGCCGAGCGTCGTGCGCATGGCACAGGAGAGCGTGCGGCACTCCATCCTGTCGGGGGACATCGAGGCCGGTGCCCGGCTGATCGAAGAGCGGCTCTGTGCGCGCCTCGGCATCAGTCGGCCGCCGTTGCGGGAGGCCCTGCGGCTGTTGGAGCGGGAGGGCCTGGTCGTGGCCAGGCCACGCCGGGGGTGGCAGGTCGTCACCCTCACCGGAGGAGACGTCCATGAGTTGGTGACCCTCCGCTCCGGTCTGGAACGCCTCGCCGTCCAGTGGGGCGTCCCCGTTCGCGACCACGCGCTCCTCGAGGACGCCCGTGCGGCGCTGGAGAGCATGGAGCGGTGCGCCGCCACCCAGGACCGGGCCGGTCTGACCGCCGCCGGTCGCGCCTTCCACATCGGGCTGGTCGCGGTCGCCGGGAACCGCCGCCTCGTCGACACCTACACCTCCGTCGTCGACCAGCTCTCCCTGTGCATGGCGCGCAACCTGTATGTGCGCGAACGTCTGTACGAGGACCTGCCCACCCACGTTCGACGGCACCGGCACCTGCTGGAGCTGGTCGAGGCGGGTTCCCCTGACGCGGTGCTGGCCGAACTCGCCGTGCACGGTGAACGCTCGTTCCTGGGGGAGTCGAGCGAGGACGCGCCGTGA
- a CDS encoding shikimate dehydrogenase: MTETTRRDAECGTEASREPSFLVGLIGSGVGPSLTPSMHEREAQEQGRRLIYRPIDISALGLEPASAVDLVHAARRLGFNGLNITHPCKQLVVSALDELSPDAEALEAVNTVVFHGDRAVGHNTDWSGFAEALRRGLPDAPRGRVVLLGAGGAGSAVAHALMVSGVRELVVADVAGDRAAALAARTQRRFPDAVCVPGNPADLRDLLANADGLVHATPTGMADHPGLPVPEELLRPPLWVADIVYRPVDTQLLRCARSNGCETLDGGGMAVFQASHAFGLITGLRPDAERMLTHFTELTARE; encoded by the coding sequence GTGACCGAGACGACACGACGGGACGCCGAATGCGGTACGGAGGCGTCCCGGGAGCCGTCCTTCCTCGTCGGACTCATCGGTTCGGGGGTTGGTCCGTCCCTCACGCCGTCGATGCACGAACGGGAGGCCCAGGAACAGGGACGCCGCCTGATCTACCGGCCGATCGACATCTCCGCGCTCGGTCTCGAACCGGCATCGGCGGTCGACCTCGTGCACGCGGCGCGCAGGCTCGGGTTCAACGGCCTGAACATCACCCACCCGTGCAAACAGCTCGTGGTGTCGGCGCTTGACGAGCTCTCCCCGGACGCCGAGGCGCTGGAGGCCGTGAACACCGTCGTGTTCCATGGTGACCGGGCCGTCGGGCACAACACCGACTGGTCGGGCTTCGCCGAGGCGTTGCGCCGAGGGCTGCCCGACGCACCGCGAGGACGGGTGGTGTTACTCGGAGCCGGGGGTGCCGGGTCCGCGGTGGCGCACGCGCTGATGGTCTCGGGAGTACGGGAGCTCGTCGTCGCCGACGTCGCGGGGGACCGAGCGGCCGCGCTCGCGGCACGGACCCAGCGTCGGTTTCCCGACGCCGTGTGCGTGCCAGGGAACCCCGCGGACCTGCGCGACCTGCTCGCGAACGCGGACGGTCTGGTCCACGCCACGCCCACCGGCATGGCCGACCACCCTGGTCTTCCGGTCCCGGAGGAGCTGCTGCGTCCACCCTTGTGGGTCGCCGACATCGTCTACCGTCCGGTGGACACCCAACTCCTGCGGTGTGCGCGCTCCAACGGTTGCGAGACCCTCGACGGAGGCGGGATGGCCGTGTTCCAGGCCAGCCACGCCTTCGGCCTGATCACGGGGCTGCGGCCGGACGCGGAGCGCATGCTGACGCACTTCACGGAGCTGACGGCCCGGGAGTAG
- a CDS encoding CaiB/BaiF CoA transferase family protein: MTEPRTPLAGITVVEVGAFMAAPFATMQLADLGARVIKIENPEGGDPTRQTGPFLAGESSPFLRLNRNKESVALDLKSAEGKEAFLRLVDTCDVVVENMRPGAMDRLGFGYDALRERNPRVIYASASGWGQDGPLAPLPGLDIMAQARSGMMSVTGEPDRGPAKVGLPICDLVCGLYIALAVSAALRGRGKSGDGQHIDVSLMEAGVSLSIWEAGRYFATGEVGGREGTAHQTSAPYQALRTADGHITIGAVTDKTWRALCDVLGTGDLYDDPHNATAYQRRERRETLIPRIEEITSARTTESLVSALNEAGVPCAPISDYADVFTDDHLLARDYFWDAEHPQAGAVRQLGSPMRLSTTAVRRGPAGPSLGAHSRSVLEDIGYSANDVTELLEAGVTTEPEGS, translated from the coding sequence ATGACAGAACCCCGTACCCCGCTCGCCGGGATCACCGTCGTTGAGGTCGGCGCGTTCATGGCCGCCCCGTTCGCGACCATGCAGCTCGCCGACCTCGGCGCGCGGGTCATCAAGATCGAGAATCCGGAGGGCGGTGACCCGACGCGTCAGACCGGCCCGTTCCTCGCCGGGGAGAGCTCGCCGTTCCTGCGCCTCAACCGGAACAAGGAGTCGGTGGCCCTTGACCTGAAGTCGGCCGAGGGCAAGGAGGCGTTCCTGCGCCTGGTCGACACCTGCGACGTGGTGGTGGAGAACATGCGTCCCGGCGCCATGGACCGGCTGGGGTTCGGGTACGACGCCTTGCGCGAACGCAACCCCCGCGTCATCTACGCCTCGGCGTCGGGGTGGGGGCAGGACGGTCCACTGGCACCGCTGCCCGGACTCGACATCATGGCCCAGGCGCGCTCCGGGATGATGAGCGTCACCGGCGAGCCGGACCGAGGCCCTGCCAAGGTGGGCCTGCCGATCTGCGACCTCGTCTGTGGTCTCTACATCGCCCTTGCGGTGTCCGCCGCGTTGCGAGGTCGGGGAAAGTCGGGTGATGGCCAGCACATCGACGTCTCCCTGATGGAGGCCGGGGTGTCGCTGTCCATCTGGGAGGCCGGGCGGTACTTCGCCACCGGTGAGGTCGGGGGAAGGGAGGGGACGGCGCACCAGACCTCCGCCCCGTACCAGGCGTTGCGCACCGCCGACGGACACATCACCATCGGCGCCGTCACCGACAAGACGTGGCGTGCCCTGTGCGACGTGCTCGGTACCGGCGACCTCTACGACGACCCCCACAACGCGACCGCCTACCAGCGACGTGAGCGACGCGAGACACTGATCCCGCGCATCGAGGAGATCACCTCGGCGCGAACGACGGAGTCGCTGGTCTCCGCGCTCAACGAGGCAGGCGTGCCCTGCGCCCCCATCTCCGACTACGCCGACGTCTTCACCGACGACCATCTCCTCGCACGGGACTACTTCTGGGACGCCGAGCATCCGCAGGCGGGGGCCGTCCGTCAACTCGGGTCCCCCATGCGGCTCAGCACCACCGCGGTGCGACGCGGACCCGCGGGTCCTTCCCTCGGGGCGCACAGCCGGTCGGTCCTGGAGGATATCGGCTACTCCGCCAACGACGTCACCGAACTGCTGGAGGCGGGGGTGACGACCGAACCCGAGGGAAGCTGA
- a CDS encoding TRAP transporter large permease, translated as MSAGLVILGIILLLALRVPVGFAILGPSVLYMISTDQSTGLSLRTAAQEVNSFPLLAVPLFILVGVIANHTGIADRIFAFAQVLLGRVRGSLGYVNIGVSVGFSWMSGTALADVAALGKMQVPAMTRRGYPRRFALGLSAASSLISPVMPPSIPAIIYASVAAVSTAALFAAAVVPAFLIAGGLAVAVYVWARRKPDLAGHRAAPGEFRTAFLQVLGPLGAPAILLGGILSGLFTPTEAAAVGVAYVAVLGFCYRRLNLRALGRIVVDTATTAASIAVILAASGLLGWILARERVPQDIASFLLDFTDNPIVFLLLVNIALILIGTVLEPIAALVITVPVLLPIAVQFGVDPVHFGIITIVNLMIGLLTPPIGGVLFVLGSATRTPMHEVFRGTAPFMIPLLLVLALLTVAPDLVLFLPNMLGL; from the coding sequence ATGAGCGCGGGGCTCGTAATCCTGGGAATCATCCTCCTGCTCGCGCTGCGGGTTCCCGTCGGCTTCGCCATCCTGGGCCCCAGCGTGCTGTACATGATCTCCACCGACCAGTCCACCGGGCTGAGTCTGCGGACGGCCGCTCAGGAGGTCAACAGCTTTCCCCTGCTCGCCGTCCCCCTGTTCATCCTGGTCGGCGTGATCGCGAACCACACCGGAATCGCCGACCGGATCTTCGCCTTCGCCCAGGTGCTGCTCGGACGGGTGCGAGGGAGCCTCGGCTACGTCAACATCGGGGTCAGCGTCGGCTTCTCCTGGATGAGCGGGACCGCCCTGGCCGACGTCGCGGCACTGGGCAAGATGCAGGTGCCGGCGATGACCCGACGCGGATACCCCCGCCGGTTCGCCCTGGGACTGTCCGCCGCGTCCAGCCTGATCTCGCCGGTCATGCCCCCCAGCATCCCGGCCATCATCTACGCCTCGGTCGCGGCCGTCTCCACCGCCGCGCTGTTCGCCGCCGCGGTCGTCCCCGCCTTCCTGATCGCCGGCGGCCTCGCCGTCGCCGTCTACGTCTGGGCCCGCCGCAAACCGGACCTGGCCGGCCACCGGGCGGCCCCAGGCGAGTTCAGGACCGCGTTCCTCCAGGTACTGGGTCCCCTCGGCGCCCCCGCGATCCTGCTTGGTGGGATCCTGAGCGGTCTGTTCACCCCCACCGAGGCCGCCGCCGTCGGTGTCGCCTACGTCGCGGTCCTCGGATTCTGCTACCGCCGGCTGAACCTGCGCGCGCTCGGCCGGATCGTCGTGGACACCGCCACCACCGCCGCGTCGATCGCCGTGATCCTCGCCGCGTCCGGGTTGCTGGGCTGGATCCTCGCCCGGGAGCGGGTCCCGCAGGACATCGCGTCGTTCCTCCTGGACTTCACCGACAACCCGATCGTGTTCCTGCTCCTGGTCAACATCGCGCTCATCCTGATCGGTACCGTCCTGGAGCCGATCGCCGCCCTGGTCATCACCGTGCCCGTGCTGCTGCCGATCGCGGTCCAGTTCGGTGTCGACCCCGTGCACTTCGGGATCATCACCATCGTCAACCTCATGATCGGGCTCCTCACCCCGCCCATCGGCGGCGTGCTGTTCGTGCTGGGCTCGGCCACCAGGACCCCCATGCACGAGGTGTTCCGCGGGACGGCACCGTTCATGATCCCGCTGCTCCTGGTCCTCGCGCTGCTGACCGTCGCGCCCGACCTGGTGCTGTTCCTTCCCAACATGCTTGGGCTCTGA
- a CDS encoding carbohydrate kinase family protein has translation MIIVCGEALIDLMPRGADTWRAIPGGGPTNAAVALTRLGVDAPLMCRLSRDTFGRQLRDYLTGHGVDLRLAVDAEEPTTLAVVGFSESGSADYSFYLRGTADWQWTPAEFPDTSVNPRAIYTGTLAAVMPPGAHHLRAWTHARRNRSVVCYDLNARPSLWPDRVTLMAAVTPWLDTTHVLKVSEEDVAFLAPGREPLDVVADWARDHAIDLVLLTRGADGAVAYVPGRSPVRHGGFVVDVVDTVGAGDTFGAAALARLDTLGYLAEPGNLSTLTDADLADTLRFASAAAAVACTGAGARPPRPDEIQALLAAS, from the coding sequence ATGATCATCGTCTGTGGAGAGGCCCTCATCGATCTCATGCCTCGGGGGGCGGACACCTGGCGGGCGATCCCGGGTGGCGGGCCGACCAACGCGGCGGTGGCCCTGACCCGGTTGGGGGTCGACGCCCCCTTGATGTGTCGGTTGTCCCGCGACACCTTCGGGCGCCAGCTTCGTGACTATCTCACCGGGCACGGCGTCGACCTGCGTCTCGCCGTGGACGCGGAAGAGCCCACCACACTCGCGGTCGTGGGGTTCTCCGAGAGTGGCTCGGCCGACTACAGCTTCTACCTGCGGGGAACGGCCGACTGGCAGTGGACCCCCGCGGAGTTCCCCGACACGTCGGTGAACCCGCGCGCGATCTACACCGGCACCCTCGCCGCCGTGATGCCCCCGGGGGCCCACCATCTGCGGGCCTGGACGCACGCCCGGCGGAATCGCTCCGTCGTGTGCTACGACCTCAACGCACGTCCCTCGCTGTGGCCGGACCGCGTGACCCTCATGGCCGCGGTGACCCCGTGGCTGGACACGACACACGTACTGAAGGTCAGTGAGGAGGACGTCGCCTTCCTCGCCCCCGGCAGGGAACCGTTGGACGTGGTCGCGGACTGGGCTCGCGACCACGCGATCGACCTCGTGCTACTGACGCGGGGGGCCGACGGCGCCGTGGCGTACGTCCCGGGCCGGTCCCCCGTGCGTCACGGGGGCTTCGTCGTGGACGTGGTCGACACCGTGGGCGCTGGGGACACCTTCGGCGCCGCCGCGCTCGCTCGGCTGGACACCCTCGGATACCTCGCCGAACCCGGGAATCTGTCGACGCTGACCGATGCCGACCTCGCCGACACGCTGCGGTTCGCGTCGGCCGCCGCGGCGGTGGCGTGCACCGGTGCGGGGGCACGGCCCCCGAGGCCGGACGAGATCCAGGCGCTTCTCGCGGCCTCCTGA
- a CDS encoding LacI family DNA-binding transcriptional regulator: MTTPKRTTVYDVAREAGVAPSTVSRAFGNPRRVNATTRDHVLQVAQRLGYRPNPLATALQSGRTATVAMLVPDITNPHFFGTIRGAERRASAAGVTFILGYTEESADNERNQIERLARSVDGFVLAASRLPDAATVELAREHNLALVNREVEGLPSAVVDNGRGSGQIVEHLASLGHRTLVYLSGPRQSWLAGERWRALRAAAETHGMTITRLGPFPPRVVGGGAAADAALVTGATAVVAHNDLLAIGVLRRLGERGVRVPADVSVVGYDDIFGADFCVPALTTLAGPHEEAGRAAVELLLEKGSATGARTAARRVTLPSHLVIRDSTGPAPG, from the coding sequence ATGACCACGCCCAAGCGCACCACCGTCTACGACGTCGCCCGGGAGGCCGGTGTCGCGCCGTCGACGGTGTCGCGCGCGTTCGGTAATCCCCGCCGCGTCAACGCGACGACTCGTGACCACGTGCTCCAGGTGGCCCAGCGCCTCGGCTACCGGCCGAATCCGCTGGCGACAGCACTGCAGTCGGGACGCACCGCGACAGTGGCCATGCTGGTCCCCGACATCACCAACCCCCACTTCTTCGGCACGATCCGGGGCGCGGAACGGCGCGCCAGCGCCGCGGGGGTCACGTTCATCCTCGGCTACACGGAGGAGTCGGCCGACAACGAGCGCAACCAGATCGAACGGCTCGCCCGCTCGGTGGACGGCTTCGTGTTGGCGGCGAGCCGGCTCCCCGACGCCGCCACCGTCGAACTCGCCAGGGAGCACAATCTCGCCCTGGTGAACCGCGAGGTGGAGGGTCTGCCCAGCGCGGTGGTGGACAACGGGCGGGGCAGCGGCCAGATCGTCGAGCATCTGGCCTCGCTCGGGCACCGGACCCTCGTGTACCTCTCCGGGCCGCGCCAGTCCTGGCTGGCCGGCGAGCGTTGGCGGGCCCTGCGTGCGGCCGCCGAGACACACGGCATGACGATCACACGGCTGGGCCCGTTCCCGCCCCGGGTCGTCGGTGGTGGGGCCGCCGCCGACGCGGCGCTGGTGACGGGGGCGACCGCCGTCGTCGCGCACAACGACCTGTTGGCCATCGGGGTGCTGCGCCGTCTCGGCGAGCGGGGCGTGCGCGTCCCTGCGGACGTGAGTGTCGTGGGCTACGACGACATATTCGGGGCGGACTTCTGCGTACCGGCACTGACCACGCTGGCGGGACCGCACGAGGAGGCGGGCCGCGCCGCGGTCGAGCTGCTCCTGGAGAAGGGCTCGGCCACCGGCGCCCGGACCGCGGCGCGACGGGTCACCCTGCCCTCCCACCTGGTGATCCGCGACTCCACCGGCCCCGCCCCAGGGTGA
- a CDS encoding bifunctional sugar phosphate isomerase/epimerase/4-hydroxyphenylpyruvate dioxygenase family protein: MRRSIATVSLSGGLEDKLRAAAAAGFSGVEIFENDLIASPLPPREVRALTESLGLRIDLYQPFRDFEGVDDARLERNLRRAVAKFEVMTELGVDTVLVCSNVAPSTIDDDARAAAQLRRLAELAEEHGVRIAYEALAWGRRVNDYAHSWRLVAEADHPALGVCLDSFHILSVGDDPAGFREIPGEKIFFLQLADAPRMAMDVLQWSRHYRCFPGQGGFDLTTFTRHVVEAGYSGPLSLEVFNDVFRASDPYRTAADALRSLSVLEDAVARSTETAGTGVAAPPRRAVTLTRLPDPVRPTGYGFVEVAATRTSADRIRRVLTALGFEHTRDHRSKPVQLWSHGSTRILLSSTDARLGHTWSADATATALGIAVADPHHAVRRAEELLAPALPRRRDPTESPLQAVAAPDGTAVFFCPADDTRGTDWLEDFSTAAVADHQDGVNTPITGIDHVGLFQPFDHFDEASLFYRSVLGLEPAESLELAAPDGLVRSRALTTANGSVRIALNVSVLGRGAQADAAGGAQHIALASDDIVASARAMTEAGVAPLPIPDNYYADLRSRTDLDEETLERLRVHGIMYDQVGDGEFFHFYTPMVDGRLFFEVVQRRGGYDGYGAANSPFRMAAQRVERVQ; encoded by the coding sequence ATGCGGCGATCCATCGCCACGGTGTCGTTGAGCGGAGGCCTGGAGGACAAGCTCCGGGCCGCCGCCGCGGCCGGGTTCTCGGGTGTGGAGATCTTCGAGAACGATCTCATCGCCTCGCCCCTCCCGCCACGGGAGGTACGGGCGCTGACGGAGTCCCTCGGCCTGAGAATCGACCTCTACCAGCCGTTCCGTGACTTCGAAGGCGTGGACGACGCGCGACTCGAGCGCAACCTGCGTCGGGCCGTGGCCAAGTTCGAGGTCATGACCGAGCTGGGCGTGGACACGGTCCTCGTGTGCTCCAACGTCGCACCGTCGACGATCGACGACGACGCCCGCGCGGCGGCGCAGCTTCGTCGACTGGCGGAGCTGGCGGAGGAGCACGGAGTGCGGATCGCCTACGAGGCACTGGCGTGGGGCCGTCGCGTCAACGACTACGCCCACTCCTGGCGACTGGTCGCCGAGGCCGACCACCCAGCGCTCGGTGTCTGCCTGGACAGCTTCCATATCCTCTCCGTCGGCGACGACCCGGCCGGGTTCCGGGAAATCCCCGGGGAGAAGATCTTCTTCCTCCAACTCGCCGACGCGCCGCGCATGGCGATGGACGTGCTGCAGTGGAGCCGGCACTACCGGTGCTTCCCCGGCCAGGGCGGGTTCGACCTCACCACCTTCACGCGGCACGTCGTGGAGGCCGGCTACTCCGGTCCCCTGTCCCTCGAGGTCTTCAACGACGTCTTCCGGGCGTCCGACCCCTATCGCACCGCGGCGGACGCCCTGCGTTCCCTGTCGGTGCTCGAGGACGCCGTCGCGCGGTCCACCGAGACGGCGGGTACCGGCGTGGCCGCGCCGCCCCGCCGGGCCGTCACGCTGACCCGTCTGCCCGATCCGGTGCGCCCCACCGGTTACGGTTTCGTCGAGGTCGCGGCCACGCGAACCTCCGCGGACCGGATCCGCCGCGTGCTCACCGCACTGGGCTTCGAACACACCCGCGACCACCGGTCGAAGCCCGTCCAGTTGTGGAGTCACGGATCCACCAGGATCCTGCTCAGTTCCACCGACGCGCGGCTCGGGCACACCTGGAGCGCCGACGCGACGGCGACGGCGCTGGGCATCGCGGTCGCCGATCCGCACCACGCGGTGCGCCGGGCCGAGGAACTCCTGGCTCCGGCCCTCCCTCGCCGCCGCGACCCCACGGAGTCACCGCTACAGGCGGTCGCCGCCCCCGACGGCACCGCGGTCTTCTTCTGCCCCGCGGACGACACGCGGGGGACGGACTGGCTGGAGGACTTCTCCACCGCGGCCGTGGCCGACCATCAGGACGGTGTGAACACCCCCATCACCGGCATCGACCACGTGGGACTGTTCCAACCCTTCGACCACTTCGACGAGGCCTCCCTCTTCTACCGGTCGGTGCTCGGCCTCGAGCCCGCGGAGAGCCTCGAACTGGCCGCCCCCGACGGGCTGGTGCGCAGCCGTGCGCTCACCACCGCGAACGGGTCCGTGCGCATCGCGCTGAACGTGTCCGTGCTGGGTCGCGGAGCCCAGGCCGATGCCGCCGGAGGAGCACAGCACATCGCTCTGGCCAGCGATGACATCGTGGCCAGCGCCCGCGCCATGACCGAGGCCGGCGTCGCACCCCTACCGATCCCCGACAACTACTACGCGGACCTTCGCAGCCGAACGGACCTGGACGAGGAGACCCTGGAACGGCTACGCGTCCACGGGATCATGTACGACCAGGTGGGCGATGGCGAGTTCTTCCACTTCTACACACCCATGGTGGACGGACGGCTGTTCTTCGAGGTTGTCCAGCGCCGGGGCGGTTACGACGGCTACGGTGCCGCCAACAGTCCCTTCCGGATGGCGGCGCAGCGGGTGGAGCGGGTCCAGTGA
- a CDS encoding TRAP transporter small permease, with protein MTVNRGAADGGPTRSRPALVRWLERCELTVGAALILVIFALILIQATQRHLPVDGWVWTGELARFGLVWLTFSLLGYLLGRDEHITLKVVDFVARGWVLRGVWIVANLIVAAITVAFIVEAYELLFNGPPQTTPALGMPMSLTYVIPMVGLILAAVRAVANAFLAGPPNPDTLPTESADLEEPTR; from the coding sequence ATGACCGTAAACCGTGGAGCGGCCGATGGCGGGCCAACACGGTCCCGCCCGGCTCTCGTCCGCTGGCTTGAGCGATGCGAACTGACCGTGGGCGCGGCCCTGATCCTCGTCATCTTCGCCCTGATCCTCATCCAGGCGACACAGCGTCACCTCCCCGTCGACGGGTGGGTCTGGACCGGTGAGCTCGCCCGGTTCGGCCTGGTCTGGCTCACCTTCTCCCTGCTGGGCTACCTGCTCGGCCGGGACGAGCACATCACCCTCAAGGTCGTCGACTTCGTGGCGCGGGGATGGGTGCTGCGCGGCGTGTGGATCGTCGCGAACCTCATCGTCGCGGCGATCACCGTCGCGTTCATCGTCGAGGCCTACGAGCTGCTCTTCAACGGCCCCCCACAGACGACACCCGCCCTCGGGATGCCCATGTCCCTCACCTATGTCATTCCCATGGTGGGGCTGATTCTCGCGGCCGTGCGCGCCGTCGCCAACGCCTTCCTGGCGGGACCGCCCAACCCCGACACGCTCCCGACCGAGAGCGCCGACCTTGAGGAGCCGACCCGATGA
- a CDS encoding DctP family TRAP transporter solute-binding subunit → MRTGYRWAALLPVTALGLAACGGGGDDSADADITLSFANSYTEDHPHTRCGIDLVAEQVEDAGVGIAVDTFPNSQLGDNTETFASVMSGDIDMDVQGSAALGSAYEPIGVFDAAYAFEDADHMFTYFDSEESEELKANFEEETGARILDVWYFGDRHFTANDPIRTPDDLSGLRMRFPDSPIYLANAAALGADPTTVAFEEVYLALQQGTADGQENPIPTISADNFDEVQSHVSLTSHQIGSQMIVISGDTWDQLDEDQQDAVQQAVSDVRAENRTCIEEAEAEIVQEWESTGAMEVVDDVDIDAFRSQAQEYLREEFLEGEELELYEAFQDVN, encoded by the coding sequence ATGCGTACTGGCTACCGCTGGGCAGCCCTGCTTCCCGTGACAGCCCTGGGGCTCGCCGCCTGCGGCGGCGGAGGGGACGACTCCGCCGACGCCGACATCACCCTGTCGTTCGCCAACAGCTACACCGAGGACCACCCCCACACCCGGTGCGGCATCGACCTGGTCGCCGAGCAGGTCGAGGACGCCGGCGTCGGCATCGCGGTCGACACCTTTCCCAACAGTCAACTGGGGGACAACACCGAGACCTTCGCCTCGGTCATGTCCGGCGACATCGACATGGACGTGCAGGGCTCCGCGGCCCTCGGATCCGCCTACGAGCCGATCGGTGTCTTCGACGCCGCCTACGCCTTCGAGGACGCCGACCACATGTTCACCTACTTCGACTCCGAGGAGTCGGAGGAGCTCAAGGCCAACTTCGAGGAGGAGACCGGCGCCAGGATCCTGGACGTCTGGTACTTCGGCGACCGGCACTTCACCGCCAACGACCCGATCCGTACCCCGGACGACCTGAGCGGCCTGCGGATGCGGTTCCCGGACTCGCCGATCTACCTCGCCAACGCGGCCGCGCTGGGCGCCGACCCCACGACCGTCGCCTTCGAGGAGGTGTACCTCGCGTTGCAGCAGGGCACCGCTGACGGCCAGGAGAACCCGATCCCCACGATCAGCGCCGACAACTTCGACGAGGTGCAGAGCCACGTCAGCCTGACCAGCCACCAGATCGGCTCCCAGATGATCGTCATCTCCGGTGACACCTGGGACCAGCTCGACGAGGACCAGCAGGACGCGGTCCAGCAGGCCGTGAGTGACGTGCGCGCGGAGAACCGGACCTGCATCGAGGAGGCCGAGGCCGAGATCGTGCAGGAGTGGGAGTCCACCGGGGCCATGGAGGTCGTGGACGACGTCGACATCGACGCCTTCCGCTCCCAGGCCCAGGAGTACCTCCGTGAGGAGTTCCTGGAGGGCGAGGAACTGGAGCTCTACGAGGCCTTCCAGGACGTCAACTAG
- a CDS encoding tripartite tricarboxylate transporter substrate-binding protein, protein MVSLRPPPHGRPSGPAGRSRRLVPALALTVLLGVQGCHGQAGAAGVAEDGTWEPVRDVTIVVPFAAGGGSDIFARNVAAGLEEVRPEINIVVENRPGGSGAEGYGHFAAQAGDPHYLLAAEPVRNVLPQKLDVPFDWDDWTNIGQVVEDVGVLAVNSDAEWTDIDAFLAGAEEAAEEGRPFRIALPGAGGVDEVLLYLMEEQSGIEFEPVIYDGTGETNPALMSGDVEATILNPSDGRSEIQGEVFAPILGFAQDRLEVDWLADVPVAGELGWDINATKFRGLIAPLDVPDGGQEYWVDALSDAVETDAFQEYVRESGLAESRHWGDDWIDFLEDWNAEVFPVLERIVAE, encoded by the coding sequence ATGGTGTCGTTACGCCCACCTCCACACGGGAGACCCTCGGGACCGGCGGGTCGGTCGCGGCGCCTCGTTCCCGCCCTCGCCCTGACCGTCCTGCTGGGCGTTCAGGGGTGCCACGGTCAGGCGGGAGCGGCCGGGGTGGCCGAGGACGGCACGTGGGAACCGGTACGGGACGTCACCATCGTCGTGCCGTTCGCGGCCGGTGGGGGAAGCGACATCTTCGCCCGGAACGTCGCGGCCGGACTGGAGGAGGTACGGCCGGAGATCAACATCGTGGTGGAGAACCGCCCCGGGGGCTCGGGAGCCGAGGGGTACGGGCACTTCGCCGCGCAGGCGGGCGATCCGCACTACCTGCTGGCCGCGGAACCCGTTCGCAACGTCCTCCCGCAGAAACTCGACGTGCCCTTCGACTGGGACGACTGGACCAACATCGGCCAGGTCGTCGAGGACGTCGGCGTCCTCGCGGTCAACAGTGACGCCGAGTGGACCGACATCGACGCGTTCCTCGCCGGCGCCGAAGAGGCGGCCGAGGAGGGACGCCCGTTCCGGATCGCCCTACCGGGCGCCGGCGGCGTGGACGAGGTCCTTCTCTACCTCATGGAGGAACAGTCCGGCATCGAGTTCGAACCGGTGATCTACGACGGCACCGGTGAGACCAATCCGGCGCTCATGAGTGGCGACGTGGAAGCCACCATCCTCAACCCCTCCGACGGCCGCAGCGAGATCCAGGGGGAGGTCTTCGCACCGATCCTCGGTTTCGCCCAGGACCGTCTCGAGGTGGACTGGCTCGCCGACGTTCCGGTCGCGGGGGAACTGGGATGGGACATCAACGCCACGAAGTTCCGCGGGTTGATCGCCCCCCTCGACGTGCCCGACGGCGGACAGGAGTACTGGGTCGACGCGCTCAGCGACGCCGTGGAGACCGACGCGTTCCAGGAGTACGTGCGCGAGAGCGGACTGGCCGAGTCACGTCACTGGGGCGACGACTGGATCGACTTCCTGGAGGACTGGAACGCCGAGGTGTTCCCCGTACTCGAAAGGATCGTGGCGGAATGA